In Mercurialis annua linkage group LG5, ddMerAnnu1.2, whole genome shotgun sequence, a single genomic region encodes these proteins:
- the LOC126682128 gene encoding HMG-Y-related protein A-like, with protein MATIQTPTDNPLFSVPLEPPPPQPPQPQQSSTIPPYPEMILAAIETLSDKNGSNKSAISQQIETTYPDLPPAHVTLLSHHLNRMKQTGELVLVKNNYMKPDPNAPPKRGRGRPPKPKDSVQTGAVPSSPRPRGRPPKAKDPFAPEPTSPKPASAPASSGRPRGRPPKSTPVAEGSAPAPAPAVVSVPAPASSPTKQVSGVKRGRGRPAKVKPAVAPVAG; from the exons ATGGCCACAATTCAAACCCCCACCGATAATCCTCTCTTTTCAGTTCCTCTAGAGCCGCCGCCACCACAACCACCCCAGCCGCAGCAGTCCTCCACTATTCCTCCGTATCCTGAG ATGATTTTAGCGGCGATTGAGACATTAAGCGATAAGAACGGGTCAAACAAGTCAGCGATCTCGCAGCAAATAGAGACAACTTATCCTGATCTGCCGCCGGCACACGTCACTCTCCTCTCTCACCACCTCAACAGAATGAAACAGACCGGCGAGCTTGTTCTTGTGAAGAATAATTACATGAAACCTGACCCTAACGCGCCGCCGAAGCGCGGTCGCGGCCGTCCTCCGAAGCCGAAGGATTCGGTTCAAACCGGAGCGGTTCCTTCTTCTCCTAGACCACGTGGCCGTCCTCCTAAAGCTAAAGATCCCTTTGCTCCTGAACCTACTTCTCCTAAACCGGCTTCTGCTCCGGCTAGTAGTGGTCGGCCACGTGGACGTCCTCCTAAGTCGACACCTGTAGCTGAAGGTTCAGCTCCAGCTCCAGCTCCAGCTGTGGTTTCAGTTCCGGCTCCGGCTTCTTCTCCGACGAAGCAGGTGTCAGGTGTGAAGAGAGGAAGAGGTAGACCGGCGAAGGTGAAGCCTGCGGTGGCGCCGGTGGCCGGTTGA